Proteins found in one Solitalea lacus genomic segment:
- a CDS encoding type II toxin-antitoxin system death-on-curing family toxin has translation MIDLKDVENIHNILIDKFGGSKGIRDLGALQAAISRPFTTFDKQDLYPTVVDKAAAILESTVINHPFIDGNKRTAYVLMRLILLENGMDIVATQEEKYDMVIAASKGEFRFDHIKHWLTARLKQKNEL, from the coding sequence ATGATTGACCTGAAAGACGTTGAAAACATTCACAATATTCTCATTGACAAGTTTGGAGGCAGTAAAGGCATTCGAGATTTAGGAGCTTTACAAGCTGCTATTTCCAGACCATTTACAACGTTTGACAAACAGGATCTATATCCAACAGTGGTTGATAAAGCTGCAGCCATTTTGGAAAGTACAGTCATTAATCATCCTTTTATTGACGGAAATAAACGAACTGCTTACGTTTTAATGCGACTTATCCTACTTGAAAATGGCATGGACATCGTCGCAACTCAAGAGGAAAAATACGATATGGTCATTGCTGCAAGTAAGGGAGAATTCAGATTTGATCACATAAAACATTGGCTAACTGCAAGACTGAAACAGAAAAACGAGCTATAA